One part of the Candida albicans SC5314 chromosome R, complete sequence genome encodes these proteins:
- a CDS encoding uncharacterized protein (Protein of unknown function; induced by nitric oxide; predicted ORF from Assembly 19; removed from Assembly 20; restored based on transcription data) produces the protein MFLHNLLNKHHQHNQPHHPHHHHHHHHHRQHHHHYDDMKHNIYSNYYPGHTYAAAAPPPGSPPPEYGFNHSPFNAHHHHHHNHNRRHSFGPHHEHGHHHHEHHGPHHHR, from the coding sequence atGTTTCTtcataatttattaaataaacatcatcaacataATCAACCACATCACCCacatcatcaccatcaccatcaccatcatcgtcaacatcatcatcattatgaTGATATGAAACATAATATTTactcaaattattatcctGGTCATACTtatgctgctgctgctccTCCTCCAGGTAGTCCACCACCAGAATATGGGTTCAATCATTCACCATTTAATGcccatcatcatcatcatcataatcataatcGTCGTCATTCATTTGGTCCTCATCATGAACATggccaccaccaccatgAACATCATGGacctcatcatcatcgttgA
- a CDS encoding uncharacterized protein (Putative protein involved in apoptosis; Spider biofilm induced) — protein MSSYTELPQSAPPYSEGESGSPPRQFGDNIPDDFKYSVSVASCELPLRQLFIRKVYSLLTIQLMGSVIMGFIIRSSDSFKIWAMTNTWLLILSFIGSIGFMIGAFFKARSYPINLILLGGFTICESYTLGVACAFIESGILIEAILLTLIIFIGLTIFAFQTKYDFISWQGTVGMMLWGLIGWGFVMMFIPHQQNSMMENVYSFLGALIFSIYIIIDTQHIMKTLHLDDEIIGCISLYLDIINLFLFILRILNNNRDD, from the coding sequence ATGTCTTCATATACTGAATTGCCACAATCAGCACCACCATATTCTGAAGGCGAGTCAGGATCACCACCACGTCAATTTGGTGATAATATACctgatgatttcaaatattctGTTTCGGTAGCATCATGTGAATTACCTTTACGacaattatttattagaaaaGTATATCTGTTATTAACTATACAATTAATGGGTAGTGTTATTATGGGATTTATTATTCGATCATCGGATCTGTTTAAAATTTGGGCGATGACAAACACTTggttattgattttatcatttattgGATCAATTGGATTTATGATTGGTGCATTTTTCAAAGCTCGTTCATatccaatcaatttaattttattggGTGGATTCACTATTTGTGAAAGTTATACTTTAGGAGTTGCTTGTGCATTTATTGAAAGTGGTATATTAATTGAAGCAATATTATTAActttaattatatttattggtTTGACTATATTTGCATTCCAAACAAAATATGATTTTATAAGTTGGCAAGGTACCGTAGGAATGATGCTTTGGGGTTTAATTGGTTGGGGGTTTGTTATGATGTTTATCCctcatcaacaaaattcaATGATGGAAAATGTTTATAGTTTTTTGGGTGCTTTGATATTTTccatttatattattattgatactCAACATATTATGAAAACTTTACATttagatgatgaaattattggTTGTATTTCATTGTATCTTGATAtcattaatttgtttttattcattttaaGAATCttaaataataatcgtGATGATTAG